In a genomic window of Candidatus Chazhemtobacterium aquaticus:
- the sufC gene encoding Fe-S cluster assembly ATPase SufC — protein MMALEIKRLRVGIEGKEVIKGIDLRIEPGKVVALMGPNGSGKSSLAYALMGHPRYEVKGSVKIDGKDINELTPDERARQGLFLAFQYPVGIEGVSVKELLLGAMRERGEKISALELRRKVEIEAKELGVEKELLSRSVNDGFSGGEKKKIEILQMRILQPKYAVLDETDSGLDIDALRVVAEGARMVVEKEKVGVLVITHYQRILRYIQPDRVVVLKQGRVVDEGGVEVVEKLEREGYKFYD, from the coding sequence ATAATGGCGCTTGAGATAAAGAGATTGCGAGTCGGAATTGAGGGTAAGGAAGTGATAAAAGGAATCGATTTGAGGATTGAACCTGGTAAGGTGGTGGCTTTGATGGGGCCAAATGGTTCAGGTAAGAGTAGCTTGGCCTACGCTTTGATGGGTCATCCGCGTTATGAGGTTAAAGGGAGTGTTAAGATTGATGGTAAGGATATAAATGAGTTGACGCCTGATGAGCGGGCGAGACAGGGTTTGTTTCTGGCTTTCCAGTATCCGGTTGGAATTGAGGGGGTAAGTGTAAAGGAGTTGTTGTTGGGGGCGATGCGAGAAAGGGGCGAGAAAATAAGTGCGTTGGAGTTGAGAAGAAAAGTTGAGATTGAGGCAAAGGAGTTGGGAGTAGAAAAGGAGTTACTGAGTAGGTCGGTTAATGATGGTTTTAGCGGTGGAGAGAAGAAGAAGATTGAGATTTTACAAATGAGGATTTTGCAGCCGAAGTATGCGGTTTTGGACGAGACTGATTCGGGTTTGGATATTGATGCTTTAAGAGTGGTGGCGGAGGGAGCAAGGATGGTAGTGGAAAAAGAGAAGGTTGGAGTATTAGTGATAACACATTATCAAAGGATTTTGAGATACATACAACCTGACAGAGTAGTGGTGTTGAAACAGGGAAGAGTAGTAGATGAGGGGGGTGTTGAGGTTGTGGAGAAATTAGAGAGAGAGGGTTATAAGTTTTATGACTAG
- a CDS encoding ribonuclease H-like domain-containing protein has protein sequence MYREVIFDIETKKLFDQIEDRQRIEDLGVSVVSAYRRVLDDNYKEIEGEMASFWDEGVRGRRRLGELWEWLVSADRVIGFNSIKFDAPVLNPHMEGDVMRLKHFDILEKVRGVLGHRLSLDALAKETLGETKMANGLAAVDWWQAGDEESLAKLQHYCEMDVEVTKKLYDVGLREGRLKYMSKWNEPKEIEVDFSYPKKEEEPQLGLF, from the coding sequence ATGTATAGAGAGGTCATATTCGATATTGAGACAAAGAAGCTGTTTGATCAGATAGAGGATCGACAGAGAATTGAGGATTTAGGTGTGAGTGTGGTGAGTGCTTATAGAAGAGTGTTGGATGATAATTATAAGGAGATTGAGGGAGAGATGGCGAGTTTTTGGGATGAGGGTGTGCGGGGCAGAAGAAGATTGGGTGAGTTGTGGGAGTGGTTAGTGAGCGCTGATAGGGTAATTGGATTTAACAGTATTAAGTTTGATGCTCCTGTTTTGAATCCACATATGGAGGGGGATGTGATGCGGCTGAAACATTTTGATATTTTAGAAAAGGTGAGGGGGGTGTTGGGTCATCGTTTGAGTTTAGATGCATTGGCTAAGGAGACGTTGGGTGAGACTAAGATGGCAAATGGTTTGGCGGCAGTAGATTGGTGGCAAGCAGGTGATGAGGAGAGTTTAGCGAAATTGCAGCATTATTGTGAGATGGATGTTGAGGTGACAAAAAAACTTTATGATGTGGGATTAAGAGAGGGGAGGCTAAAGTACATGAGTAAATGGAACGAGCCAAAGGAGATCGAGGTTGATTTTAGTTATCCTAAGAAAGAGGAAGAGCCTCAGTTGGGATTGTTTTAG
- a CDS encoding SufD family Fe-S cluster assembly protein has translation MEIRRPGVRRINLKYLNEGEEKELIVLIRGEEQGEYQLDVVSDHKVGRTFGRVIVRGIAKNGARVKVSGLIKIAKQAQGVEDFLEMKLLVLDGKSSAVAEPKLEIMANEVKASHAATVGRVDEEEMFYLLARGICRKNAEKMIVEGFLEKV, from the coding sequence GTGGAGATAAGAAGACCAGGAGTGCGAAGGATCAATCTAAAGTATTTAAATGAAGGTGAGGAGAAGGAGTTGATAGTGTTGATTCGGGGAGAGGAACAGGGAGAGTATCAGTTGGATGTGGTGAGTGATCACAAGGTGGGTAGGACGTTTGGTAGAGTAATTGTAAGGGGAATAGCTAAGAATGGAGCTAGAGTGAAGGTGTCTGGTTTGATTAAAATAGCCAAGCAAGCTCAGGGAGTAGAGGATTTTTTGGAGATGAAACTATTGGTGTTGGACGGAAAATCGAGCGCAGTGGCCGAACCTAAATTGGAGATAATGGCTAATGAAGTAAAAGCTTCTCATGCTGCGACGGTGGGTAGAGTTGATGAAGAAGAGATGTTTTACTTATTGGCGCGGGGAATTTGCAGGAAAAATGCGGAGAAAATGATAGTAGAGGGGTTTTTGGAAAAAGTGTAG
- a CDS encoding DUF1295 domain-containing protein, which produces MGVDEVGVENYWYLVLAVGGYMTGWFVVSVIKRRNDIADVAWGLGFVMLAWLAFYLGGYSVRSLVVNGLVSMWGLRLAWHIFLRNRKKKEDYRYKKWEGVGWLAYVRSFVQVFMLQGALMLVIASPVVYVNLSANSRWGLLDWIGLVVWLIGFSFEVVADWQLKKFLEDKNNKGKIVREGLWRYSRHPNYFGEVVMWWGLLVMALSISGGWMTVVGPVMITYLILFVSGVPLLEKKYEGRKDFEEYKRVTSVFIPWFPKK; this is translated from the coding sequence TTGGGTGTTGATGAAGTGGGTGTAGAAAATTATTGGTACTTGGTGTTGGCGGTGGGAGGGTACATGACTGGTTGGTTTGTGGTTTCGGTTATAAAACGGCGAAATGATATTGCTGATGTGGCATGGGGATTGGGCTTTGTAATGTTGGCTTGGCTGGCTTTTTACTTGGGAGGATACTCAGTAAGATCGTTGGTGGTAAATGGATTGGTAAGTATGTGGGGATTGCGTTTGGCATGGCATATATTCTTAAGAAATAGAAAAAAGAAAGAGGATTATAGATATAAGAAGTGGGAGGGAGTTGGTTGGTTGGCGTATGTTCGAAGTTTTGTGCAGGTGTTTATGTTGCAAGGCGCGTTGATGTTGGTGATTGCGTCGCCGGTGGTGTATGTGAACTTATCTGCCAATAGTAGATGGGGGTTGTTGGATTGGATAGGGTTAGTGGTTTGGCTGATTGGTTTCAGTTTTGAGGTGGTGGCAGATTGGCAGTTGAAGAAGTTTTTGGAAGATAAAAATAATAAGGGGAAGATTGTGCGAGAAGGTTTGTGGAGATATAGTCGACATCCTAATTATTTTGGTGAGGTGGTAATGTGGTGGGGTTTGTTGGTGATGGCTTTGTCGATTTCTGGGGGGTGGATGACGGTGGTTGGTCCGGTGATGATTACTTATTTAATTTTGTTTGTGTCAGGAGTGCCTCTGTTAGAGAAGAAGTATGAAGGAAGGAAAGATTTTGAGGAGTACAAGAGGGTGACGAGTGTTTTTATTCCTTGGTTTCCAAAGAAATGA
- a CDS encoding guanosine monophosphate reductase: protein MEKIPVYLSLDDVLLLPQRSRIKSRQEVDLSWMVAGNRRSVPIIAVNMDDVVGEEMAVAMSGLGGLAILPRFDAPEIQANKVRRVKKQGGLVAAAVGVKDGEWKRLEQLVQAGVDHISIDVAHGQMVSVIDLVKRVRRKYGRLSLSAGVVGTYEGARDLFEAGVDVVRVGVGPGTICTTRIQTGTGVPQLTAVMEAARAARERGKQVWADGGTKNSGDIVKCLAAGASAVVVGSLLAGCSESPGKLVIRDGLKYKEYRASTSYEAKKEQVKKYSKDKNKHYVKHVEGVESLVPFKGPVEGVVEGLMAGVRSGLAYSGARKIEEFWRVRKFIRVTAIGMRENGVHDVVVQ, encoded by the coding sequence ATGGAAAAAATCCCGGTTTATTTATCACTTGATGATGTTTTGTTGTTACCACAAAGGTCGAGAATAAAATCAAGGCAAGAGGTTGATTTAAGTTGGATGGTGGCTGGAAATAGAAGATCAGTGCCGATTATTGCAGTGAATATGGATGATGTGGTGGGCGAGGAGATGGCGGTGGCGATGAGTGGGTTGGGAGGACTGGCCATTTTGCCAAGGTTTGATGCGCCAGAGATTCAGGCTAATAAAGTGAGGAGGGTAAAGAAGCAAGGCGGCCTGGTAGCGGCAGCTGTTGGGGTGAAGGATGGTGAGTGGAAGAGGTTGGAACAACTGGTTCAGGCTGGGGTAGATCATATTAGTATTGATGTGGCTCATGGACAGATGGTGTCGGTGATTGATTTGGTTAAAAGAGTTAGGAGGAAGTATGGGAGACTATCTTTGTCGGCGGGTGTGGTAGGAACGTATGAGGGGGCGAGAGATTTGTTTGAGGCTGGAGTGGATGTGGTGAGAGTAGGAGTAGGTCCAGGGACAATATGTACAACAAGGATACAGACAGGAACAGGTGTGCCGCAGTTGACGGCTGTGATGGAGGCGGCGAGGGCGGCAAGAGAGAGGGGGAAGCAGGTGTGGGCGGATGGGGGAACTAAGAATTCGGGGGATATTGTGAAGTGTTTGGCTGCAGGGGCAAGTGCAGTGGTGGTGGGATCTTTACTGGCTGGTTGTAGTGAGTCGCCGGGTAAGCTGGTAATTAGAGATGGACTTAAATACAAGGAATATCGCGCCTCAACAAGTTATGAGGCAAAGAAAGAGCAGGTAAAAAAATACAGTAAGGATAAGAATAAGCATTACGTTAAGCATGTCGAAGGAGTGGAGAGTTTGGTGCCTTTTAAGGGGCCGGTTGAAGGGGTGGTGGAAGGATTGATGGCTGGAGTGAGATCGGGGTTGGCTTATTCAGGAGCTAGAAAGATTGAGGAGTTTTGGAGAGTAAGAAAGTTTATTCGGGTAACAGCAATTGGGATGAGAGAGAATGGGGTTCATGATGTCGTAGTACAATGA
- a CDS encoding MBL fold metallo-hydrolase: MRIKFLGAAGEVTGSCYVVKSGGEELMVDCGMFQGEGADEKNRNGLETDVSRLSAVVLTHAHLDHCGRLPLLGKQGFRGSIFTTPASRDLVEIVLLDAAKVAASNEDVEPIYSQAEVEQVLGMIKTVNYGEKVRVGGFDFELLDAGHILGSAMVNMRVKDGESWRRIVFSGDLGNEPSPIVGEIARPENAEIVVMESTYGNREHKERGEEVELLERVCVEAEEKGGTVLMPAFSLERTQELLHIFDHLKKEGKVKESLPVFLDSPMAMRATAVFLKYPDYFNEQLEKHHSKDDPFDFPGLELVEGMGESKKINGRLGAKVIIAGSGMMSGGRIVFHAARWLPDEKTVLIITGYQAEGTLGREIVDGAKRVVILGREIEVKARVEEITTMSAHADRSQLLDWVGAIKGVKKVVLTHGEEAGRDGLETGLVNKVEVVKPEFNEEVEF, encoded by the coding sequence ATGAGGATTAAGTTTTTGGGAGCGGCGGGGGAGGTGACTGGTTCTTGTTATGTGGTGAAATCGGGTGGTGAGGAGTTAATGGTGGATTGTGGTATGTTTCAGGGTGAGGGAGCTGATGAGAAAAACAGGAATGGTTTGGAGACAGATGTGAGTCGATTGAGCGCGGTGGTGTTAACTCATGCTCATTTGGATCACTGTGGTAGGTTGCCGTTGTTGGGTAAACAGGGATTTAGAGGTAGTATCTTTACTACGCCAGCTAGTAGAGATTTGGTAGAGATTGTGTTGTTAGATGCGGCAAAGGTGGCAGCTTCTAATGAGGATGTTGAGCCAATCTATAGTCAGGCGGAGGTGGAGCAGGTGTTGGGGATGATAAAGACGGTGAATTATGGGGAGAAGGTTAGGGTAGGTGGTTTTGATTTTGAGTTGCTTGATGCGGGACATATTTTGGGTTCGGCGATGGTTAATATGCGAGTTAAGGATGGAGAGAGTTGGAGGCGGATTGTATTTTCTGGTGATTTGGGAAACGAGCCAAGCCCGATTGTGGGAGAGATAGCCAGACCAGAGAATGCAGAGATAGTGGTGATGGAGAGTACATATGGGAACAGGGAGCATAAAGAGAGGGGGGAAGAGGTTGAGTTGTTAGAAAGAGTATGTGTTGAGGCGGAGGAAAAGGGGGGAACGGTGTTAATGCCAGCCTTTTCACTGGAGAGAACTCAGGAGTTGTTGCACATCTTTGATCATTTAAAGAAAGAGGGTAAGGTGAAGGAGAGTTTGCCGGTGTTTTTGGATTCTCCAATGGCAATGAGAGCGACGGCAGTCTTTTTGAAGTATCCGGATTATTTTAATGAGCAACTGGAGAAGCATCATTCTAAGGACGACCCTTTTGATTTTCCGGGATTGGAGTTGGTGGAGGGAATGGGAGAGAGTAAGAAAATAAATGGAAGGTTGGGAGCAAAGGTGATTATTGCAGGTTCGGGGATGATGAGCGGAGGTAGGATTGTTTTTCACGCGGCCAGATGGTTACCGGATGAAAAGACGGTGTTGATAATTACGGGTTATCAAGCCGAAGGAACGTTGGGGAGGGAGATTGTGGATGGGGCAAAAAGAGTAGTAATTTTGGGAAGGGAGATAGAGGTAAAGGCAAGGGTGGAGGAAATTACAACTATGAGTGCTCACGCAGACAGAAGTCAGTTATTGGATTGGGTAGGAGCGATTAAGGGGGTGAAGAAAGTGGTGTTGACACATGGTGAAGAGGCTGGAAGAGATGGATTGGAGACGGGTTTGGTAAATAAGGTAGAGGTGGTTAAACCAGAGTTTAATGAGGAGGTTGAGTTTTGA
- a CDS encoding CAP domain-containing protein, with amino-acid sequence MINPKSIISQARSSTLIRIYLRLFPTLIALSIIASFLIYQPELAQDFTNRFLTKLNLNQDDSAQAAPQLDLISPINSHRQQHDQPTLSPHPSLNSAAEYIALSLAANPQSETAIDLKKIATLADYSYSTIAYLAAITPLPIITPPTTNWITDSSSDILDPQFTQIGSHQLNIHLDNQDQIISVIVLASPADNPPPYPPSPTQKTTTNQSPPTYYTGTQLWQEVQNYRRNNGVPEFKQDNTLCTIASIRVNQMIELGKLDNHEGFTPLVDQFREDGRLTHTNIAENILSGYPTPQAAVAAWNGSPGHQALLRDGAYVFACTAANHGYAVLVAAF; translated from the coding sequence GTGATCAACCCAAAATCAATCATCTCCCAAGCACGTTCCTCCACTCTCATCAGGATCTATCTTCGCCTCTTTCCCACCCTTATTGCCTTAAGCATCATTGCCTCCTTTCTCATTTACCAACCTGAGCTAGCTCAAGATTTTACCAACCGTTTCCTCACCAAACTAAACCTTAACCAAGATGACTCAGCTCAAGCAGCACCCCAACTTGACCTCATCTCACCCATCAACTCCCACCGTCAACAACACGACCAACCTACCCTTTCCCCCCATCCATCACTTAACTCTGCCGCAGAATATATTGCCTTAAGCCTAGCCGCCAATCCTCAATCAGAAACAGCTATCGACTTAAAAAAAATCGCTACTCTTGCCGATTACTCCTACTCTACCATTGCCTATCTCGCTGCCATTACCCCTCTACCCATAATTACCCCTCCCACCACCAACTGGATAACCGACTCATCCTCAGACATATTAGACCCCCAGTTCACTCAAATAGGCTCCCATCAGCTTAATATCCACCTAGATAACCAAGACCAAATCATTTCTGTTATAGTTCTAGCCTCTCCCGCTGACAACCCGCCTCCTTACCCCCCGTCCCCAACCCAAAAAACAACCACCAACCAATCCCCACCCACCTACTATACTGGTACTCAACTCTGGCAAGAAGTCCAAAACTACCGACGCAACAATGGCGTTCCCGAATTCAAACAAGACAACACTCTTTGTACCATCGCCAGCATCCGCGTTAATCAAATGATCGAACTTGGTAAGCTCGACAACCACGAAGGTTTTACTCCCTTAGTCGATCAATTCCGTGAAGACGGCCGTCTTACCCACACCAACATCGCCGAAAACATTTTAAGCGGTTATCCAACTCCACAAGCAGCAGTCGCAGCCTGGAATGGTTCTCCTGGCCACCAAGCGCTCTTGCGTGATGGCGCTTATGTCTTTGCTTGCACTGCCGCCAACCATGGTTATGCTGTCCTAGTGGCTGCCTTCTAA
- a CDS encoding RrF2 family transcriptional regulator produces MSLLGLSKKSDYGLAMLVMLAKRGVGEVVSTAEMVEEKELPRAFISQIAKEFIRVGIVGSKEGKGGGYFLKRDPEDIRVKEVVEAVEGKVRPAKCVHGECDRSDKCEHMRFMKRLAKDMEGVLESYSLAEVIGR; encoded by the coding sequence ATGTCTTTACTGGGATTGTCAAAGAAAAGCGATTATGGTTTAGCGATGTTGGTGATGCTAGCGAAGCGTGGGGTGGGTGAGGTGGTTAGCACAGCTGAGATGGTTGAGGAAAAGGAGCTGCCTCGAGCCTTTATTAGTCAGATTGCTAAAGAGTTTATTCGAGTAGGGATTGTTGGATCTAAGGAAGGTAAGGGTGGTGGGTATTTTTTGAAGAGAGATCCGGAGGATATTAGAGTGAAGGAAGTGGTTGAGGCGGTGGAAGGAAAGGTGAGACCGGCTAAGTGTGTACATGGTGAGTGTGATAGGTCGGATAAGTGCGAACATATGCGGTTTATGAAGAGATTGGCTAAGGATATGGAGGGAGTGTTGGAAAGTTATTCTTTGGCAGAGGTGATAGGGAGGTAG
- a CDS encoding DUF378 domain-containing protein, which translates to MAKKKGMAWQELAFWLVVIGALNWGLLGLVGFNAVSWLVGMVPGATRLVYLLVGLSGVYLLYERRS; encoded by the coding sequence ATGGCAAAAAAGAAAGGAATGGCTTGGCAAGAGTTGGCTTTTTGGTTGGTGGTGATCGGAGCTCTTAACTGGGGACTGTTGGGGTTGGTAGGATTTAACGCGGTTAGTTGGTTGGTAGGAATGGTGCCCGGGGCGACGAGACTGGTCTATTTGTTGGTAGGCTTGTCGGGTGTGTATTTGTTGTATGAGAGAAGATCGTAG
- a CDS encoding zf-TFIIB domain-containing protein, whose protein sequence is MTEATTFKPPQSAYQLQPPPKLELLILSHAKLTSMLCPYCHSPLQETAILTKSDQQATTYECFTCGGHWFPRWLANDISLSQANNADSITPQTSINPPEFPRCPECQNRLSLIKHDSVPRGLHVYTCPQGHGNFFPKGELIQFKKAQEAKITYHQVWGIPIKSIFAVLLPVALVLSLAVGIPLTTRQVQQSAETRISADEVFSSPIITQIPPDSISLSFSTTLTGSTTITLYQNNQPINTYTASSTPTTIHTTTLKNLVPNLPYTFTITLETATDTIVSKPYSLSLSP, encoded by the coding sequence TTGACAGAGGCGACCACCTTTAAACCCCCGCAGTCCGCTTACCAGCTCCAGCCTCCACCGAAGCTGGAGCTTCTTATTCTCTCCCATGCTAAACTAACCTCAATGCTCTGCCCCTACTGCCACTCACCGCTTCAGGAGACCGCTATCCTAACCAAGTCAGATCAACAAGCCACCACTTACGAATGCTTCACTTGTGGTGGCCACTGGTTTCCTCGTTGGCTAGCCAACGACATCTCGTTATCACAAGCTAACAACGCCGACTCTATTACTCCCCAAACCAGCATCAATCCGCCTGAGTTCCCTCGTTGTCCCGAATGCCAAAACCGTCTCTCCCTTATTAAACATGACTCAGTTCCCCGAGGTCTTCATGTCTACACCTGCCCCCAAGGCCATGGCAATTTCTTTCCCAAAGGAGAACTCATTCAGTTTAAGAAAGCCCAAGAAGCCAAAATCACCTATCACCAAGTCTGGGGCATCCCCATAAAAAGCATCTTTGCTGTTCTTCTCCCAGTCGCCCTAGTCTTAAGTCTCGCTGTTGGCATTCCCTTAACCACCCGCCAGGTTCAGCAATCAGCAGAAACCAGAATCAGCGCTGACGAAGTCTTCTCTTCTCCCATCATTACTCAAATTCCACCCGACTCTATTTCCCTTTCCTTCTCCACTACTCTTACCGGTTCTACCACCATCACCCTCTATCAAAACAACCAACCTATCAATACCTATACAGCGTCAAGCACCCCCACCACCATTCACACCACCACCCTCAAGAACCTTGTCCCCAATCTCCCATACACTTTTACCATCACCTTAGAAACCGCCACTGACACCATCGTCTCAAAACCCTATTCTCTAAGTCTCTCCCCCTAA
- a CDS encoding DsbA family protein: MPEQNSNKPLVNTLLVIALVIAAGAIGHLWTKAQYLEGQAGTTAGAQVGNAPDTAPTPPPFNADNLEPLSDSDLIRGNKDAKIILFEYSDLECPFCSRFHPTAQQALDEYGSEIAWVYRHFPLAQIHPKAQKFAEVVECTKNLNGNDLAWQVIDAIFEDQTITVDQAADMAINLGVNNNALNSCLDGDETADYIATQLSAGEAAGITGTPGTIILNTQTGQAELIPGALPFDQIKQTIDSLK, from the coding sequence ATGCCAGAACAAAACTCAAACAAACCCTTAGTTAACACCCTCCTTGTCATCGCCCTAGTTATTGCCGCCGGAGCCATCGGTCATCTCTGGACCAAAGCTCAATACCTCGAAGGCCAAGCCGGTACTACCGCAGGCGCACAAGTAGGCAACGCCCCAGACACTGCACCAACCCCACCACCTTTTAACGCTGATAACTTAGAACCCCTCTCTGACTCAGATTTAATCCGTGGCAACAAAGACGCCAAAATCATCCTCTTTGAGTACTCAGATCTTGAATGCCCCTTCTGCTCACGTTTCCACCCCACCGCTCAACAAGCACTTGATGAATACGGATCAGAAATCGCCTGGGTTTACCGCCACTTCCCTCTTGCACAAATTCACCCCAAAGCTCAAAAATTCGCCGAGGTGGTTGAGTGTACCAAAAACCTTAACGGTAATGATCTCGCCTGGCAGGTAATTGACGCCATCTTCGAAGATCAAACCATCACTGTCGACCAAGCCGCCGACATGGCCATTAATCTCGGTGTCAACAACAATGCGCTTAACTCATGTCTCGATGGCGACGAAACCGCTGATTATATTGCTACCCAGCTTTCAGCTGGAGAAGCCGCTGGTATCACTGGTACTCCCGGCACCATCATTCTTAATACCCAAACTGGCCAAGCCGAGCTTATCCCAGGAGCCCTACCTTTCGACCAGATCAAACAAACCATCGACTCCCTTAAATAA
- a CDS encoding HPF/RaiA family ribosome-associated protein, with translation MRIGFLWSGIDNKKERREGVVRKRLMSLGRLLSNFSKESQRARVGIYKRERWGYRVKFEMELPGKRIFAEGKGKDLIKTVVEVREKVKRQIKGHVERLRGN, from the coding sequence ATGAGGATAGGTTTTTTATGGAGTGGGATAGACAACAAGAAGGAGAGAAGGGAAGGTGTGGTGAGAAAAAGGTTGATGAGCCTGGGTAGATTATTGAGTAATTTTTCAAAAGAGAGTCAGAGAGCTCGGGTTGGAATATACAAGCGAGAAAGGTGGGGATATCGGGTTAAGTTCGAAATGGAGTTGCCGGGGAAGAGAATATTTGCTGAGGGTAAAGGTAAGGATTTGATTAAGACGGTGGTGGAGGTAAGAGAGAAGGTAAAGAGGCAGATAAAGGGGCATGTGGAGCGTCTGCGAGGAAATTGA
- a CDS encoding RNA recognition motif domain-containing protein, giving the protein MNGTDTNDRRLYVGNLPYSLRTPDLRQMFSSFGTVEDAVVMMEPGRPDRSKGFGFVTMSSAAEAETAASTMNGKEIEGRVIVCNIAKPRE; this is encoded by the coding sequence TTGAACGGAACAGATACTAATGACCGACGTTTATATGTCGGAAACTTACCTTATTCACTGAGAACTCCAGATTTGAGACAGATGTTTTCTTCATTTGGAACTGTAGAGGATGCAGTAGTAATGATGGAACCAGGTAGACCTGACAGATCTAAAGGTTTTGGTTTTGTGACTATGTCGAGTGCAGCTGAGGCAGAAACAGCAGCATCAACGATGAACGGTAAAGAAATTGAAGGAAGAGTAATTGTGTGTAATATTGCTAAGCCTCGAGAGTAA
- a CDS encoding DUF2177 family protein: protein MLKMYLVSLLVFLGIDMVWLSVLAKDFYRNQIGGLMRNDVGWGWAVAFYLLFVVGLVVFVINPAVESRSISRAVTRGVLFGLITYATYDLTNMATLKGWSWQVTVVDLIWGMVLSGLVAMISSWVLMKWV from the coding sequence ATGTTGAAAATGTATTTGGTGTCGTTGTTAGTTTTTTTGGGGATAGATATGGTGTGGTTGAGTGTGTTGGCTAAGGATTTTTATCGTAACCAGATTGGCGGATTGATGAGAAACGATGTTGGTTGGGGATGGGCTGTTGCCTTTTATTTATTGTTTGTGGTGGGATTGGTGGTATTTGTGATCAATCCAGCAGTGGAAAGCAGGTCGATATCTCGGGCGGTAACGAGAGGAGTTTTGTTTGGATTGATAACATATGCAACTTATGACTTAACCAATATGGCAACACTTAAGGGTTGGTCGTGGCAGGTGACGGTGGTGGATTTGATTTGGGGAATGGTGCTGTCTGGATTAGTGGCGATGATTAGTAGTTGGGTGTTGATGAAGTGGGTGTAG
- a CDS encoding Hsp20/alpha crystallin family protein, producing the protein MAIVKYNPFSPWLPERLLSVFDEEEAWPQLRLTEGLDVYETDTDVVIKAAVPGVPADQVHITFEDGVLRIKAKLEETKEEKDKKKVIYRQQKVSSFDYTTTLPRAVDSDHISAEVKDGVITITAPISEAARPKTITVKSGGK; encoded by the coding sequence ATGGCTATCGTCAAATACAATCCCTTCTCTCCCTGGTTACCAGAGCGTCTTCTCTCCGTTTTTGATGAGGAAGAAGCTTGGCCACAACTACGATTAACCGAGGGTCTTGATGTCTATGAAACCGACACTGACGTCGTCATCAAAGCAGCTGTTCCTGGCGTTCCTGCCGATCAGGTTCATATCACCTTCGAAGATGGCGTCTTACGAATCAAAGCCAAACTCGAGGAAACCAAAGAGGAGAAAGACAAGAAAAAAGTTATCTACCGCCAACAAAAAGTAAGCTCCTTCGACTACACCACTACACTTCCCCGAGCTGTTGACAGTGACCACATCTCCGCCGAGGTCAAGGATGGTGTCATCACTATCACCGCTCCCATCAGCGAGGCTGCCAGACCAAAAACCATCACCGTCAAATCAGGAGGCAAATAG
- a CDS encoding thioredoxin family protein gives MKVLKFGAVWCNGCLVMRPRWEEIEKENPWLVTEYYDFDEDKEMVERYKVEMGRLPVFVFLDKRGEEILRLSGEVEKEKLVETIEQNKEK, from the coding sequence ATGAAGGTATTAAAATTTGGGGCTGTTTGGTGTAATGGTTGCTTGGTGATGCGACCAAGATGGGAAGAGATTGAAAAAGAGAACCCTTGGCTAGTGACGGAGTATTATGATTTTGATGAGGACAAGGAGATGGTGGAGAGGTATAAAGTGGAAATGGGGAGATTGCCAGTATTTGTGTTTTTGGACAAGAGGGGTGAGGAAATATTGCGTTTAAGCGGTGAGGTGGAGAAAGAGAAACTGGTTGAGACAATTGAGCAAAACAAGGAAAAATGA